TGAGGATGATCTCGGCCCCGCCCAGCATCAGCAGCCGCGCGCTCTCGGGGAACTCGCGGTCGTAGCAGATCATCGCGCCCAGCCGCACCGCGCCGCTGGCGGTGGCCAGCTCGCACACGGGGAACCCCTGCCCCGGCGTCAGCGCGGCCTCGCCCGGCGCGAAGTCGCAGGTGTGCACCTTGGCGTAGGTGAGGATGATCGCGCCGCTGCGGTCGATCAGCGACACGCTGTTGCGCGGCGCGCCCTCCCACTCCTCCAGGTAGGTGATGGCGATAGCCATGCCCAGCTCGCGGGCCAGCGCCTGGAAGCGCTGCACGAACGGGCCGTCGCGGCGCACCGCAAGGCCGCGCCACAGCTCCTCCGCAGGCGGCGCGCCCAGCGGCGCGGCGTCCCCGCCCCAGAGCTCGGGGGCGCGCACCAGGTCGGGGCCATCGGCGCAGGGGGCATGCGAGGTGTAGCCCGCGCTCCACATCTCGGGGAACAGCGCCAGATCGGCGCCCATGGCGCTGGCGCGGCGGCAGAACGCCTCGCCCTTAGCCATATTCGCCTGGGTGTCGTTGCCGCAGGCGGTCATCTGAAGAAGCGCGACCGTAAAAGGCTGCATGGAAAGACCTCCTCTATAGCTCATGAACCAGCGGCGTGCGTGGCCGATGAGCGGTCGAGGCGGCCCCCGTGCGCGGGGCGTGGGCGGCGCGCCGTGCGCGGCCCCATGGGGCAAGGCGGCACAGCGTCAGAGGAAGCAGCCGAGCATGGCAGTTCTCCCAAGCGATCATGCGAGCGTACCGCCGCATCATAGCACAGGTCGGCCAGCGCGCACACGTCCACTCCAAAAAAAACGAATACCACGAAGGCACGAAGTTTTTTTACCACCAAGACGCCAAGACTCCAAGAGACGAGAGGCAATAAGGCGATTCGCCAGCCCTACCCACCCGGCCCATGCGGCGAAGGTGCCGCGAGAGTCTTGATGGCCATATGCACGAACGAACGCCGCCAGGAAACGGCATCGGAACGCCATAAATTGGGGGTTTCACAGGGGGCGATGCTCCCTGCGCGGGGTTCCTAGGGGCTGGCCCCTCGGCGCTGCCCGCGCAGGGCACACCACCACCCAAGCACCACCGCCCTCGCCAAAGACGCGAAGTTCTTGTACCACCACAACTCCAAGGCACGAGGGGAAAGCGATCTACCTGCGCTGGGTGAGGCCTTCCCGCTGCGGTGAGAATCATGGCCAGCAGGCCTAGGGGCGCACCTTCGCTGGATGGGCGAGGCCGACCTGACGCAATCCCCTTCCCATGCGACGCAATCCTCTTCCGATGTGACGCAATCCCCTTCGCAGCATTCGTCCTCGCGTAGCTTCAGTGCTACAATAGCGCAGCCATCCCCCACCACGAGCCATGTTCAGCAGCACCCGCCGCAGAGCCTCGGGCAAGTGATGATCTTCGAGCGACCGACAACATAAAGGAGCAGAGCAGCTATGGCCGAGTACCTTGCAACCGTGCGCTGGCAGCGCGGCACCGCCACATTTAGCGACAACCTGTACAGCCGCGCCCACACCTGGCAGTTCGACGGCGGCGTCGAGGTTCCCGCATCATCGTCGCCGCACGTGGTGCCCATCCCGCTCTCCAACCCCGCCAATGTCGACCCCGAGGAGGCCTTTGTGGCGGCGGTCTCAAGCTGCCATATGCTCACCTTCCTAGGGATCGCGGCCAAAAAGCGCTATGTCGTGGATAGCTACGACGATGTGGCGGTCGGCATCATGGAGGAGGACGGGCGCGGGCGCATGGCGATCACGCGCGTGATCCTGCGCCCCGACATCCGCTTCAGCGGCAAGCACGTGCCTAGCCCCGAGCAGCTGGCGCAGCTGCACGAGCTGGCCCACAAGAACTGCTTCATCGCCAACTCGATCACGGCGGCGGTGGAGGTGGCCGGGCTGGCTCCTGACGAGGGGTAGGCCTGCGCGCTGCCGTCAGCAGCAGTTCATCACCTATACTATTTGCACAATCGCGCCCGGCCCTGGCCCTGATCTGCAACATGCAAGCGGGGCCAGCGACATAGCAAGATTGTGCAGATTTAGACAATTTTGACAAATGATGGCGCTATGCGATATAGTAGCGCCATCGGCATGTTCTCAACCTATACCTCGCATTTCCCCCAGCAGCGTTGCTGTACTCTGCGTCGCATTGCCGCTTTTTTTGATCGGTCGGTCAACGTTCCCAGCACATCTCCCGAGCGTGTGGTAGCACATCGCTCGTCTTTGTGGTTTCACCGCAACGGCGCGGATGCCATACCATCGGGTAGCCGAAAGGCTCTGTGAGAGGAGATACCGCCATGGCCGAGCAGCAGGCAGTTGGGGGGCACCAGCCCATCGCGGGAACACACGGGACGGTACAGTACGACAACGTAGACCAGAGCTACCTGGAGCAGCGCAAGCTGAAGAAGAGCGCGGGCTGGATTCTGCTGTGGGCGCTTGGCGTAGGCGCGGTGATCTCGGGCGACTTTTTCGGCTGGAACTACGGCCTGCCCGCCGGGGGCTTCGGCGGCATGCTGGTGGCCACCATCGTGGTCTCGGTGATGTACCTGTGCATGGTCTTCTCGATCGCCGAGCTTTCGGCGGCGCTGCCGCACGCGGGCGGGTTCTACTCCTTCACCCGCAGCGCCTTCGGCCCGACCCTGGGCTTCATCAACGGCGTGTCCGACATCATCGAGTATGTCGTCACGCCTGCGGTGATCGTGATCTCGATCGCGGGCTACATGCAGACGCTCATCCCCGGCGTGCCGACCTACGTGTGGTGGGTGGCCTTCTACGCCGTGTTCGTCGGCATCAACATCCTGGGCACCGCGCTGACCCTGCGCGTAGGCCTGGTGGTGACGCTGCTGGCGATCGCGGTGCTGGCGATCTTCTACGTGGGCGCGGTGGCATCGGGCGCGTTCCAGTGGGACAAGGTCTTCAACGTGGTGGCCGACCCGCAGCAGCCCGCCGCGCTGGGCGCAAGCTCGTTCCTGCCCTTCGGGTTCTACGGCATCTTCGCCGCGCTGCCCTTCGCCATCTGGTTCTACCTGGCCATCGAGCAGCTGCCGCTGGCGGCCGAGGAGAGCCACAACGCCGCGAGCGACATGCCCAAGGCGCTGATCGGCGGCATTATCACGCTGCTGGCGCTCTCGATCTTCACGCTGGTGCTCAACGCGGGCGTAGGCGGCGGCGCGAGCGAGGTGGGCGCGTCGCTGGCCCCGCTGGACATCGGGTTCAAGGCGATCTTCGGCACCGGCGCGACCCAGACGCTGCTGACGGTGGCCGCGCTCACCGGGCTGATCGCCAGCTTCCACACGATCATCTACGCCTATGGCCGCGTGCTGTTCGCGCTCTCGCGCTCGGGCTACATCCCGCGCTTCATCTCGGTGACGAGCGCCAAGTACCACACCCCGGCGCGGGCTTTGGTGATCGGCGGCGTGGTGGGCCTGGGCCTGGCGCTGCTGATCGACCGCTTCGCCGCAAGCGTGGGCGCGGCGCTGCTGACGATGAGCGTGTTTGGCGCGGTGATCTCCTATGCGCTGGTGCTGCTCTCCTACATCAAGCTGGCCATCAGCAAGCCCGAGCTGCCCCGGCCCTACCGCAGCCCGCTGGGCGTGCCCGGCGCGGTGGTGGGCGTGGTGCTGGCCGTGATCTCGCTGATCGCGACCATGGCGATCGAGAGCAACCGGCCGGGCGTGATCGGCACAGCGGTGTTTCTGGCGGCCATGATCGTCTACTACTACATCTATAGCCGCAAGCACCTGGTGGCCCAGGCCCCCGAGGAGGAGGCCGCCATCCTGGAGGCGGCCAACGCCGAGCTGAAGCACTGACATCCGCTGCGTGGCTGGGGCGTCAATCGCGCGCCCCAGCCACGCGCAGCCCCAAGGGAGAACGCAATGGCGGGCTACACCCAGGCGCTGGGCGGGCGCACCTACCACTTCGCCACGCTGGCCGCGCTGATGGCCAAGGCCACCCCCGAGCGCTCCGGCGACATCCTCGCGGGCATCGCCGCCGAGAGCGCCGAGGAGCGGGTGGCCGCGCAGCTGTGCCTGTCCGACATGCCGCTGGCCGCGTTCCTAGAGCAGCCGCTCATCCCCTACGAGGAGGACGAGGTGACGCGCCTCATCCTCGACACCCACGACCGCGAGGCGTTCGCGCCGATCAGCGGCCTCACCGTGGGCGCGTTCCGCGAGTGGCTGCTGCGCTACGAGACCGATAGCGCGGCCCTGGCGGCGCTGGCCCCCGGCGTGACGCCCGAGATGGCGGCGGCGGTCTCGAAGATCATGCGCAACCAAGATCTGGTGGCGGTGGGCAAGAAATGCCGCGTGGTGACGCGCTTTCGCAACACCATCGGGCTGGAAGGGCGCTTCTCCTCGCGCATCCAGCCCAACCACCCCACCGACAGCCCGCGCGGGATCGCCGCATCCATGCTCGAAGGGCTGCTCTACGGCTGCGGCGACGCGGTAATCGGCATCAACCCGGCCACCGACAGCCCGCAGATGGTCGCCACGCTGCTGGCGCTGATCGACGAGCTGCGCCAGCGCTACGACATCCCGGTGCAGTCCTCGCTGCTGGGCCACGTGACGACGCAGCTGGCCGCGCTTGAGCGCGGCGCGCCGATCGACCTAGTGTTCCAGTCGATCGCGGGCACCGAGGCGGCCAACCGCAGCTTCGGCATCGATCTGGCGCTGCTGGCCGAGGCCCGCGCGGCGGCGCTGGCCCTGGGCCGTGGCACAGTGGGCGACAACGTGATGTACTTCGAGACCGGCCAGGGCAGCGCGCTCTCAGCCAACGCCCACCACGGCGTGGACCAGCAGACCTGCGAGGCGCGGGCCTACGCGGTGGCGCGGGCGTTCCAGCCGCTGCTGGTGAACACCGTGGTCGGCTTTATCGGCCCCGAGTACCTCTACGACGGCAAGCAGATCATGCGGGCCGCGCTGGAGGACCACTTCTGCGGCAAGCTGCTGGGCGTGCCGATGGGCTGCGACGCCTGCTACACCAACCACGCCGAGGCCGACCAGAACGACATGGATACGCTGCTGGTGCTGCTGGGCGCGGCGGGCTGCACCTATGTGATGGGCGTGCCGGGGGCCGACGACATCATGCTGAACTACCAGAGCACCTCGTACCACGACATCCGCTTTGTGCAGTCGACGCTGGGCCTGCGCCCCGCGCCCGAGTTCGAGGGCTGGCTGGCCAGCATGGAGATCGTGGACGAGCGCGGCCACCTGCTGCCCAGCAGCGGGGCCAATCGGCTGATGCGCTCGTTGGCGCAGCTGGCGGCGGGCTAGATCGCCAGAGCGATATCAAAAAAGTGTTCTTCGGGCTGATTCAAGACATGTATTGAAAATGTGTACGCTTTCGCGATGTTGCTGATGTTCCATAAGCGCTATGGCCATCATCAGCAAGCGCCGCAAGCCAGAGGAAAAGCGCATGAGCGACGAGATCGAGCCAGCCGACGAGTGGGCGCAGCTGCGGCGCTACACCAACGCCCGGATCGGGCTGGGCAGAAGCGGCGATGGGCTGCCCACCAAGCCCATGCTGGCCTTCCAGCTCGACCACGCCCGCGCCCGCGACGCGGTGCACACCCCGCTGGATGTGGCCGCGCTGGAGGCACAGCTGGCTGCTCAGGGGCGCGAGGTCATACGCCTGCGCAGCCGGGCGGCGGATCGCGGCACCTACCTGCGCAGGCCTGACCTGGGGCGGCAGCTCGACGAGGGGTCGCGCGCCGCGCTGGCCACGCACGCCGCCGAGCGCGGGCGCGGCTACGACATGGTGTTTGTGATCGCCGATGGGCTTTCGGCGCGGGCGGTGCAGCAGCACGCGGCGCGGCTGCTGGGGCATGTGCTGCCCACGCTGGAGGGGCTGGGCTGGAGCATCGGGCCGCTGGTGGTGGTGGAGCAGGGCCGCGTGGCGGTGGGCGACGAGGCGGGGCAGATCGTGCGCGCCCAGCAGGTGGCCGTGCTGGTGGGCGAGCGCCCCGGCCTGAGCGTGGCCGACAGCCTGGGCATCTACCTGACCTACGAGCCGCGCCCAGGCCGCACCGACGCCGAGCGCAACTGCATCTCGAACATCCACGGCGCGGGCCTGAGCTACGGCGAGGCGGGCGAGACCCTGATCTACCTGGCCAGCGAGGCCCGCAGGCTGCGCCTCACCGGCGTGGCGCTGAAGGACGACCGCGCGCAGGGCGACGCGCCCGCGCTCGGCGCGTGAGGCGCGCGGCTGGTATACTGGGGCCTCGCAGCGGCGGCTGGGTGCCGCCGCGCCCGCCCGCATAGGCTCACGAGGCTCCCATGTCCGACACCAGAACGCCCATGCCCTTCTCGCTGGGCCTCACGCTCGACCGCGCCATCGCCCGCTACCGCGCGCACGCGCTGGAGTATATGGCCATCGCGGCGATCATGCAGCTCCCCATCGCGCTCACGCTGATCATCACCCACGGTACGACCGATCAAATCTTTGCATCTGGCATGCGATTTACCTCTTTGAACGATGTGCTGCGCATGATCGTCATGCTCATCTGCGTCACATTCGCTATCCACGCCACCATCATCTTTGCGCAGGCGGCAATCACCCAGCGAGCCATCCACATCGCACAGGCGCAAAAGCCGACCTTTGCGCAGAGTTTTGTGCAGATATTCCGCCACCCATTGCGCATCAGCATCCTATCTTTGATCAGCTTTATTATCCATATCATTAGCCTGATTGGATGCATGATCATCGTATTCTATTTCATTGTAGATGAGATCATGCTCTTCTCAAGTCAGCCAGAGCACACGCGCCTGCTCACCGGCGTCTTTCTGCTGGCGCTCTACCTCGCGATGTTTGTGGTGCAGGCGCGGGTCATCCTGGCCCTCCCTATCGCCATCGCCGAGCAGATCGGCGTGCGCGCAAGCATCAACCGTAGCTGGCAGCTCACGGCGGGCGCGTGGGTGCCCGCCTACCTGTGCGGGGCGATCATCGTGCTGCTCTACAGCTTCTGCATCTTCGCGCCGTCCCTCGTGCTGGGGTCGAGATGGCAAAACTTCCTTGGGCTGCTCCTCATCCGCACGATCTTGCTGATCATCTGCCTGCCGATCATGGGCCTCATCCGCCTCCAGCTCTACGAGCACCAGCGCACGCGCCGCGAGGGTGACGACCTCGCGGCGCGCATGGCGCAGGTGGGCTATGTGGGCAAAGGGTAGGGAGGGGCGCGGTCAGCGCGAGCGCTCGATGGCGCGGCGAACCTCAAGCGCGACGCGGTCCATCAGCTGCACCACCGCGGCGGGGTCGGGCGCGTAGCCGTGCCTGCGGTGGCGCAGCGCCTGCGCAATCAGGCCCGGCTCATCCAGCTGCTGCATGGCCCAGGCCGCGCCGTCGAGCTTCGAGCCCATCACGCCCTCGGCGGCGTAGCGCCAGGCACGGCAGGCGTTCAGCACGGCGTTGGCCGAGGTGCCCTCGTGCGTGTGGTGCCAGAGCAGCGAGTCGAGCAGGGCATCTAGCACCCACGGGCGTGGGATCGGGCTAAACACCTCGGCGGGCGGCGGGCCGAACAGCGCCTGGCCAACCTCGCGGCCCATGGCGATGTCGAGCAGAAACCAGTGGCTCGCCTCCTGCGCGGCATCGAGCGACATGTGGTCGCGCTCGCCCGCGCCGGTGTTCCAGTTCAGCAGAAAGCGCGGGTGGCGCGCGGCGGGGCTGACCGCGCCCTGCGAGTAGAGCACGAACTCCAGGCGGCGGGCCGGGCAGGGAAGGTGCGCGTGGGCCAGCAGCCCCGCAAGCTCGCGGCGCAGCGCCTCGGGCACCGGCACATGCGTGACAGCCTGGATATCCAGGTCGCTCACGCCCGGCTCATACGACCCATTGGCCGCCGAGCCAAACAAATAGACGCCCACAAGCTGATCGGCGAGGGTTCTCCGCAGGATCGCGCGCACATCGCGCAGATACTCGGTCTCGCGGGCGGGAAGCGGGTGGGACGGGATCAGGCTTGTCATCGCTCCTCCGAGAGCAGCAGGAACTAGAGAGAAAACACGATGATAGCATACATTCGCCGTGCGCGTGTTAGGGTGATCGCCGCCTACTACAGCACATGCTCAACCACCGCGCCGATGGCGTAGGAGGGCAGCTCGACGGACACAAACGAGGGCAGGCCCAGCCGCGACCACAGCGGGAAGGGCGCGACGCCCGCGCGGCGGGCCAGGTGCAGCGCGATCACAGTGCCGTGGGCCACCACCACCAGCGGGTCGGCGGGCGCGGGCTGGGCCAGCGCGTCGACGGCCCGCCCGAAGCGCGCAGCGGCCTGGTCGGCGGTCTCCTCGCCGAACACCAGCTCGCCGGGCCGGTCGAACATAGCCGCAACCGCCTGGCGAAACGCCTCATCCGCAAGGAATGGTGCGCTGCGGCGGTGGTGCTCCTCCAGCCCCTCGGCCACGCGCCAGGGCATGGCCAGCGCATCGGCCACCGCGCTAGCCGTGGCCTGGGCCTTCGGCTCGGCACTCGACACGATCTGGCCGGGGGCGTAGGCGCGCAGGTGCTCGGCCAGGGCGCGGCAGCGGCGCAGGCCCTCGGGGGCCAGCCGCCACGAAGCGGCGGGCGCGGCGGGGTCGAGCGTGGGCAGCGAGTGCTTGACGAGGATCAGCTTGGGCATCGTGCATCATCTCCCTGCCTGCGCTCCGCACGGCGCGCTCAGGCCTCCGCCAGCCAGCGCTGGAGCGCATCCACGCCCGCCTGGGCGATCTGGCCATCCTGCGCCGACTGCACACCGCTCACGCCGACGGCTCCCACATAGGCCTCGCCCGCCAGCAGCGGCACGCCGCCCTCAAGCGGCAGCGCGCCGGGCAGGCTCAGCACCACTATCAGCCCCTCGCTCAGGCGATCCTCGTGAAACTTGGTGCTGCGGCGGAAATGGATGGCGTGGCGGGCCTTGGCCAGGGCCGTCTCCACGCTCGCATTCGAGCAGCCATCCATGCGCAGAAAGTGCAGCAGCTGCCCGGCCTGGTCAACCACCGCAATGGCGACCGCCCAGCCGTGGGCTGTGGCCTCGGCCTCGGCGGCGGCGGAGATGGCGCGGGCCGCAGCGAGATTCAGCGCGGGCACGGTAGGAAGATCAGGCATGGCGCGCTCCATTCTCTGAAGGGTCGGGAAGAATACCACGAGTATAGCACAGCCTCGCGCCGCCGCACAATCGTTGGGGCGCACAGGAATATACGAGCAGCTACGCCGAGCCGCGCTCCACCACCGACAGCGGCACCGCTGGGATGGGCGCAGGCTGCTGGCCCGCCGCCACGGCCAGGATGTGCCGCACCAGATCGCCCAGCAGATCGGCCTGGTGCAGGCTCACCGAGGTGAGCGCGGGCACGCTAAAGGGCGCGAGCGGGATGTCGTCGCAGCCGATCACCGCGGCAGCTGCGGGCACCGC
The genomic region above belongs to Chloroflexia bacterium SDU3-3 and contains:
- a CDS encoding carbon-nitrogen hydrolase family protein, whose product is MQPFTVALLQMTACGNDTQANMAKGEAFCRRASAMGADLALFPEMWSAGYTSHAPCADGPDLVRAPELWGGDAAPLGAPPAEELWRGLAVRRDGPFVQRFQALARELGMAIAITYLEEWEGAPRNSVSLIDRSGAIILTYAKVHTCDFAPGEAALTPGQGFPVCELATASGAVRLGAMICYDREFPESARLLMLGGAEIILTPNACELEQHRRTQFRTRAYENMVGVAMANYAGPRMGHSLAYDPVAFDTLGSRDTLVIEAGEAEGIYLAHFDLAQIREYRRREPWGNAFRRPHRYAALCATAVEPPFVRVGPTGEPYDTARR
- a CDS encoding OsmC family protein; translation: MAEYLATVRWQRGTATFSDNLYSRAHTWQFDGGVEVPASSSPHVVPIPLSNPANVDPEEAFVAAVSSCHMLTFLGIAAKKRYVVDSYDDVAVGIMEEDGRGRMAITRVILRPDIRFSGKHVPSPEQLAQLHELAHKNCFIANSITAAVEVAGLAPDEG
- the eat gene encoding ethanolamine permease, producing the protein MAEQQAVGGHQPIAGTHGTVQYDNVDQSYLEQRKLKKSAGWILLWALGVGAVISGDFFGWNYGLPAGGFGGMLVATIVVSVMYLCMVFSIAELSAALPHAGGFYSFTRSAFGPTLGFINGVSDIIEYVVTPAVIVISIAGYMQTLIPGVPTYVWWVAFYAVFVGINILGTALTLRVGLVVTLLAIAVLAIFYVGAVASGAFQWDKVFNVVADPQQPAALGASSFLPFGFYGIFAALPFAIWFYLAIEQLPLAAEESHNAASDMPKALIGGIITLLALSIFTLVLNAGVGGGASEVGASLAPLDIGFKAIFGTGATQTLLTVAALTGLIASFHTIIYAYGRVLFALSRSGYIPRFISVTSAKYHTPARALVIGGVVGLGLALLIDRFAASVGAALLTMSVFGAVISYALVLLSYIKLAISKPELPRPYRSPLGVPGAVVGVVLAVISLIATMAIESNRPGVIGTAVFLAAMIVYYYIYSRKHLVAQAPEEEAAILEAANAELKH
- a CDS encoding ethanolamine ammonia-lyase subunit EutB, yielding MAGYTQALGGRTYHFATLAALMAKATPERSGDILAGIAAESAEERVAAQLCLSDMPLAAFLEQPLIPYEEDEVTRLILDTHDREAFAPISGLTVGAFREWLLRYETDSAALAALAPGVTPEMAAAVSKIMRNQDLVAVGKKCRVVTRFRNTIGLEGRFSSRIQPNHPTDSPRGIAASMLEGLLYGCGDAVIGINPATDSPQMVATLLALIDELRQRYDIPVQSSLLGHVTTQLAALERGAPIDLVFQSIAGTEAANRSFGIDLALLAEARAAALALGRGTVGDNVMYFETGQGSALSANAHHGVDQQTCEARAYAVARAFQPLLVNTVVGFIGPEYLYDGKQIMRAALEDHFCGKLLGVPMGCDACYTNHAEADQNDMDTLLVLLGAAGCTYVMGVPGADDIMLNYQSTSYHDIRFVQSTLGLRPAPEFEGWLASMEIVDERGHLLPSSGANRLMRSLAQLAAG
- a CDS encoding ethanolamine ammonia-lyase subunit EutC, encoding MSDEIEPADEWAQLRRYTNARIGLGRSGDGLPTKPMLAFQLDHARARDAVHTPLDVAALEAQLAAQGREVIRLRSRAADRGTYLRRPDLGRQLDEGSRAALATHAAERGRGYDMVFVIADGLSARAVQQHAARLLGHVLPTLEGLGWSIGPLVVVEQGRVAVGDEAGQIVRAQQVAVLVGERPGLSVADSLGIYLTYEPRPGRTDAERNCISNIHGAGLSYGEAGETLIYLASEARRLRLTGVALKDDRAQGDAPALGA
- a CDS encoding DUF4111 domain-containing protein, encoding MTSLIPSHPLPARETEYLRDVRAILRRTLADQLVGVYLFGSAANGSYEPGVSDLDIQAVTHVPVPEALRRELAGLLAHAHLPCPARRLEFVLYSQGAVSPAARHPRFLLNWNTGAGERDHMSLDAAQEASHWFLLDIAMGREVGQALFGPPPAEVFSPIPRPWVLDALLDSLLWHHTHEGTSANAVLNACRAWRYAAEGVMGSKLDGAAWAMQQLDEPGLIAQALRHRRHGYAPDPAAVVQLMDRVALEVRRAIERSR
- a CDS encoding histidine phosphatase family protein, which produces MPKLILVKHSLPTLDPAAPAASWRLAPEGLRRCRALAEHLRAYAPGQIVSSAEPKAQATASAVADALAMPWRVAEGLEEHHRRSAPFLADEAFRQAVAAMFDRPGELVFGEETADQAAARFGRAVDALAQPAPADPLVVVAHGTVIALHLARRAGVAPFPLWSRLGLPSFVSVELPSYAIGAVVEHVL
- a CDS encoding heme-binding protein: MPDLPTVPALNLAAARAISAAAEAEATAHGWAVAIAVVDQAGQLLHFLRMDGCSNASVETALAKARHAIHFRRSTKFHEDRLSEGLIVVLSLPGALPLEGGVPLLAGEAYVGAVGVSGVQSAQDGQIAQAGVDALQRWLAEA